A window of the Leishmania mexicana MHOM/GT/2001/U1103 complete genome, chromosome 1 genome harbors these coding sequences:
- a CDS encoding pseudouridylate synthase-like protein codes for MRRHFLLLAWQPSFVKHLPELEPVPQRAPVEKRRRQHIPLSLQAREELSRKSKELQYHVVTQDWFGQRVDDFVTQHHPEWDYETVKRLVQQGHIYRYRKNGKKRYTRLTDRLEFDELVVVPTASFWERQLAPPSGVELQSSSTSQRQQERRQTFHLSAKAREMAQEMVLFKNEHVVVINKPSGVPIMPTHDPLAMNITDLLPAWRYTNTQKPIICHNLDTETSGCVVLARSSNAHRMLGRMFVKRVVPNSVYWGFAVGKPPVNFGRIRMHFEVQKGQGGDVIVARPTPTADSKVGIAEFVVNASALEFGSFISFYPLTTRRHQERIMAAHALRAPLLGDAKYGGESAFPHSLSLFWDPARKDVPLHLHHRKIQLPYKNGAGEFVCVTAPLPPHMEKTFKRLGWPVDADDPLIPG; via the coding sequence ATGCGGCGCCActtcctgctgctggcgtggcAGCCGTCTTTTGTCAAGCATCTCCCGGAACTGGAGCCGGTGCCGCAGAGGGCGCCCGTGGAGAAACGTCGTAGACAGCATATCCCGCTCTCTCTACAGGCACGCGAGGAGCTGTCCCGCAAGTCGAAGGAGCTGCAGTACCACGTCGTCACGCAGGACTGGTTCGGCCAGCGCGTGGATGACTTCGTTACGCAGCACCACCCGGAGTGGGACTACGAGACAGTGAAGCGGCTGGTGCAGCAGGGGCACATCTACCGCTACCGGAAAAACGGGAAGAAGCGGTACACGCGGCTGACGGATCGTCTGGAGTTCGATGAGCTTGTCGTCGTGCCGACAGCGAGCTTCTGGGAACGCCAGCTGGCGCCGCCGAGTGGGGTGGAGTTGCAGAGCTCCTCGacgtcgcagcggcagcaggagcggcggcagacgtTTCACCTCTCCGCCAAGGCGCGCGAGATGGCACAGGAGATGGTGCTCTTCAAGAACGAGCACGTCGTCGTGATCAACAAGCCGAGCGGCGTGCCGATCATGCCGACGCACGACCCCCTCGCCATGAACATCACAGACCTCCTTCCGGCTTGGCGGTACACCAATACGCAAAAGCCGATTATATGCCACAACCTTGACACCGAGACGAGCGGGTGCGTtgtgctggcgcgcagcTCGAACGCGCACCGCATGCTGGGCCGCATGTTTGTGAAGCGCGTCGTGCCGAACAGCGTGTACTGGGGTTTCGCGGTAGGGAAGCCGCCCGTGAATTTCGGCCGCATTCGCATGCACTTCGAGGTTCAGAAGGGGCAGGGCGGCGATGTCATCGTTGctcgccccacccccaccgcaGACTCCAAGGTAGGCATCGCCGAGTTCGTTGTGAACGCCTCCGCGCTGGAGTTCGGCAGCTTCATCTCCTTTTACCCGCtgacgacgcggcggcatcaGGAGCGCATTATGGCCGCCCACGCGCTGCGAGCCCCGCTCCTTGGCGACGCGAAGTATGGTGGCGAGAGCGCCTTCCCGCACTCCCTGTCGCTCTTCTGGGACCCCGCCCGCAAAGACGTCCCACTGCACCTCCATCACCGCAAGATTCAGCTCCCCTACAAGAACGGTGCCGGTGAGTTTGTGTGCGTcacagcgccgctgccgccgcacatGGAGAAGACGTTCAAACGGCTGGGGTGGCCGGTCGACGCTGATGACCCACTTATCCCTGGTTGA
- a CDS encoding putative acidocalcisomal exopolyphosphatase has translation MSGVINDFLRRCLKKVAGKVQPLTVVQGNEGGDMDSIVGCIYLAMLFDKQPKFGFENPVPALNFPQEDFGLRNDVANLFKELGIDASLLMSVQRGQIAHNFVDISALNASVVLYDHNKLRENQRDFASRVVGVVDHHFDEQQYLEAASKLRVLRAVGSACTLVTELYRECNEDVLCPTLLAAPIVLDTVNFELAQKKVTPEDIAAYEWLHEKEVADSTDAAALFEKLSKWKDDVLALSVPEILRRDYKQFSFKARTQKGVMSTGTSSVPCACKQLEAHFSVDLIVTEAAKYVEQHQLDVLIFAFAGKVNGKHSREVAFCAKPDVISFFAPFVAETPDGISFTTITKCQTADGSYEYASYSLSDPSISRKKLVPALSEFLAEGTRSLL, from the coding sequence ATGTCTGGCGTTATCAACGACTtcttgcgccgctgcctcaaGAAGGTTGCTGGCAAAGTGCAGCCGCTGACAGTGGTGCAGGGGAACGAGGGCGGCGATATGGACAGCATTGTCGGCTGCATTTACCTCGCCATGCTTTTCGATAAGCAGCCGAAATTCGGCTTTGAGAACCCTGTGCCGGCGCTGAACTTTCCACAGGAAGATTTCGGCCTGCGCAACGATGTGGCGAATCTCTTCAAGGAGCTCGGGATCGACGCGTCGCTCTTGATGTCAGTGCAGAGGGGGCAGATCGCGCATAACTTTGTCGATATTTCTGCTCTCAACGCTTCTGTTGTTCTTTATGACCACAATAAGCTGAGGGAAAACCAAAGAGACTTCGCCTCTAGAGTTGTCGGAGTAGTGGACCATCACTTTGACGAGCAGCAGTACCTCGAAGCCGCATCCAAGCTAAGAGTTCTGCGAGCTGTCGGATCCGCTTGCACACTCGTTACGGAGCTCTACCGCGAATGTAACGAGGATGTTCTGTGTCCCACGCTGCTAGCGGCACCGATTGTTCTGGATACAGTGAACTTTGAGCTGGCACAAAAGAAGGTGACACCTGAGGACATCGCTGCATACGAGTGGTTGCATGAAAAGGAGGTCGCTGACAGCActgacgccgctgctctctttGAGAAGCTGTCGAAGTGGAAGGATGATGTGCTGGCACTCAGCGTTCCAGAGATCTTGAGGCGGGATTACAAACAGTTTAGCTTCAAAGCCAGAACGCAGAAGGGTGTTATGTCCACGGGCACCAGTAGCgtgccgtgtgcgtgcaagcAACTAGAAGCTCACTTCTCTGTTGATTTGATTGTGACGGAGGCTGCCAAGTACGTGGAGCAGCATCAGCTGGATGTGCTCATCTTTGCATTTGCCGGGAAAGTTAACGGCAAGCACTCTCGCGAGGTCGCCTTCTGTGCAAAGCCTGACGTGATCTCGTTTTTCGCTCCTTTTGTAGCGGAGACTCCAGATGGCATATCATTTACTACAATCACAAAGTGTCAGACAGCGGACGGATCATACGAGTACGCCTCGTACTCGCTCAGCGACCCTTCTATTTCTCGCAAGAAGCTGGTTCCAGCGTTGTCCGAATTCCTGGCCGAGGGGACGCGAAGTCTTTTGTGA
- a CDS encoding putative poly(A) export protein: MLMAGVASWDGTCSIWQVARNPAGAVISQPTWTTIHDSPLLTMSFSADGRVFFGGCSKTAVMWDLNSNQKAVVASHDLPISCLDFLTLPQTMSQMLITGSWDGKLRWWDLRQQSYVREENLGEPVFALDAQKTVPMMAAATGRLAHVYDVQQMQKVNELKLPDVMKFNLRCITCAPQYDGVGVGSSEGRVSFISMKDAPGCTFKAHITTEKSHYILSQTNFCVHHPTLPLLLSGGGDGNLTVINRADRKVIKTLQCEQKVGTQAIPISAGDISADGSLVAYAHSYDWAMGKSGYRNQPTSVHIRPLS; this comes from the coding sequence ATGCTCATGGCCGGCGTTGCCTCGTGGGACGGGACTTGCTCTATTTGGCAGGTTGCACGGAACCCTGCTGGGGCGGTCATATCTCAGCCAACTTGGACCACAATACACGACAGCCCTTTACTTACTATGTCCTTCTCTGCGGACGGACGCGTCTTTTTCGGAGGGTGCTCAAAGACTGCGGTTATGTGGGACCTGAACTCAAATCAGAAAGCTGTCGTCGCATCACATGATTTGCCAATTAGCTGCCTCGATTTCCTGACTCTTCCTCAGACGATGAGCCAAATGCTCATCACCGGAAGCTGGGACGGCAAGCTGCGCTGGTGGGACCTGAGGCAGCAGAGTTACGTGAGGGAGGAAAACCTGGGGGAGCCTGTGTTCGCGCTCGATGCGCAAAAAACGGTGCCGATGATGGCTGCCGCAACAGGTCGACTGGCTCACGTGTATGACGTGCAACAAATGCAGAAGGTCAACGAACTCAAGCTCCCCGACGTTATGAAATTCAACCTCCGCTGCATTACATGCGCTCCACAGTACGACGGTGTCGGAGTCGGATCCTCGGAAGGACGCGTCTCCTTTATCAGCATGAAGGACGCGCCAGGGTGCACATTCAAGGCTCACATTACCACAGAAAAGTCCCACTATATTCTGAGTCAGACCAATTTTTGTGTGCATCACCCTACGTTGCCACTCCTCCTGtccggtggcggcgatggtaATTTGACAGTTATCAACCGCGCCGATCGCAAAGTCATCAAAACGCTTCAATGCGAGCAAAAAGTAGGCACGCAAGCTATTCCAATCTCAGCTGGCGACATAAGCGCAGATGGATCTCTTGTTGCCTATGCGCATAGCTATGACTGGGCCATGGGGAAGAGTGGTTACAGAAATCAACCTACCTCGGTGCACATTCGACCGCTATCGTGA